From Drosophila virilis strain 15010-1051.87 chromosome X, Dvir_AGI_RSII-ME, whole genome shotgun sequence, the proteins below share one genomic window:
- the D2hgdh gene encoding D-2-hydroxyglutarate dehydrogenase, mitochondrial, translating to MRFQGLMQMRRYATAATLRQLAHTHARAHTRTHTTLRTLASSASPLPELTQISDHVQRGNYAELNDKDVSHFEQLLGKNHVLTEDLEGYNICFLKRIRGNSKLVLKPANTAEVSAVLRYCNERRLAVVPQGGNTGLVGGSVPICDEIVLSLQRLNKVLSVDEVTGIAIVEAGCILENFDQRARDVGLTVPLDLGAKASCHIGGNVSTNAGGVRVVRYGNLHGSVLGIEAVLANGQVLDLMSNFKKDNTGYHMKHLFIGSEGTLGVVTKLSMLCPHVSKAVNVAFIGLNSFEDVLKTFVSAKRNLGEILSSCELIDELALNTALTQFKFLNSPISGYPFYMLIETSGSNGAHDEEKINQFISEGMERGEILDGTVTGEPGKVQEIWKIREMVPLGLIEKSFCFKYDISLPLRDFYGIVDVMRERCGPLATVVCGYGHLGDSNLHLNVSCEQFNEDIYKRVEPFVYEYTSKLKGSISAEHGIGFLKKDYLHYSKNPVAIDWMRDMKKMFDPNGILNPYKMLN from the exons ATGCGCTTCCAGGGTCTCATGCAAATGCGCAGATATGCGACAGCCGCCACCCTCAGGcaactcgcacacacacacgcgcgcgcacacacacgcacgcacaccaCGCTGCGCACGCTGGCGAGCAGCGCATCGCCGCTGCCGGAACTGACACAG ATCTCGGATCATGTGCAGCGCGGCAATTACGCAGAGCTGAACGACAAGGATGTGTCGCActttgagcagctgctgggcAAGAATCATGTGCTCACCGAGGATCTGGAGGGCTACAACATATGCTTCCTGAAGCGCATACGCG GCAACAGCAAGCTGGTCCTCAAGCCGGCCAATACGGCGGAGGTGTCCGCCGTATTGCGGTATTGCAACGAGCGTCGTCTGGCCGTGGTGCCGCAGGGTGGCAACACTGGCTTGGTGGGCGGTTCGGTGCCCATTTGTGATGAGATTGTGCTGTCGCTGCAGCGCCTAAACAAGGTGCTATCCGTGGACGAGGTGACCGGCATTGCCATTGTCGAGGCCGGCTGCATTCTGGAGAACTTTGATCAGCGCGCCCGGGATGTGGGTCTCACTGTGCCACTGGATTTGGGCGCCAAGGCCAGTTGCCACATTGGCGGCAATGTGTCCACCAATGCTGGCGGCGTTCGTGTTGTGCGCTATGGCAATCTGCATGGCTCTGTGCTGGGCATCGAGGCTGTGCTGGCCAATGGTCAGGTGCTCGATCTGATGTCCAATTTcaagaaggacaacaccggcTATCATATGAAGCATCTGTTCATTGGCTCCGAGGGCACCCTGGGCGTTGTTACCAAGCTGTCCATGCTCTGTCCACATGTCTCCAAGGCCGTAAATGTCGCCTTCATTGGCCTGAACTCGTTCGAGGATGTGCTCAAGACATTTGTCAGCGCCAAACGCAATCTGGGCGAAATACTCAGCTCCTGTGAGCTCATCGATGAGCTGGCGCTCAACACGGCGCTAACCCAGTTCAAGTTTCTAAA CTCGCCCATCTCTGGCTATCCCTTCTACATGCTGATCGAGACATCCGGCAGCAATGGCGCACATGACGAGGAGAAGATCAATCAGTTCATTAGCGAGGGCATGGAACGTGGCGAAATATTGGATGGCACTGTTACCGGGGAGCCCGGCAAGGTGCAGGAGATTTGGAAAATTCGCGAAATGGTGCCGCTGGGCCTCATCGAGAAGAGCTTCTGTTTCAAGTATGATAtatcgctgccgctgcgcgATTTCTATGGCATTGTGGATGTGATGCGAGAGCGATGCGGTCCACTGGCGACAGTTGTGTGCGGCTATGGCCATCTGGGCGATTCCAATCTGCATCTGAACGTGTCCTGCGAGCAGTTCAACGAGGACATTTACAAGCGTGTCGAGCCATTTGTCTACGAGTACACGTCCAAATTGAAGGGCAGCATCAGTGCCGAGCATGGCATCGGTTTTTTAAAAAAGGATTATCTGCATTATTCCAAGAATCCGGTGGCCATTGACTGGATGCGCGACATGAAGAAAATGTTTGATCCCAATGGCATACTCAATCCCTATAAAATGCTTAATTAA
- the Pgd gene encoding 6-phosphogluconate dehydrogenase, decarboxylating, translating to MSGKADIALIGLAVMGQNLILNMDEKGFVVCAYNRTVSKVQDFLNNEAKGTKVIGAESLKDMVDKLKRPRKVMLLVKAGSAVDDFIAQLVPLLSPGDVIIDGGNSEYQDTTRRCDELQKLGLLYVGSGVSGGEEGARHGPSLMPGGHAAAWPLIKPIFQAICAKADGEPCCEWVGDAGAGHFVKMVHNGIEYGDMQLICEAYHIMKSLGLTAPQMSEAFGQWNGAELDSFLIEITRDILQYSDSEGYLLERIRDTAGQKGTGKWTAIAALQYGVPVTLIGEAVFSRCLSALKDERVRASSVLKGPGCKPSVPDLTKFLNSLKYALYCAKIVSYAQGFMLMREAASENNWSLNYGGIALMWRGGCIIRSVFLGNIKDAYTRQPKLPNLLLDDFFKRAIECGQDAWRQVVANAFLWGIPVPALSTALSFYDGYRTAKLPANLLQAQRDYFGAHTYELLGKEGQFHHTNWTGTGGNVSASTYQA from the exons ATGAGCGG CAAAGCTGATATTGCACTGATCGGCCTGGCCGTAATGGGCCAAAATCTCATACTGAACATGGACGAGAAGGGATTTGTGGTATGCGCATATAATCGCACCGTCTCCAAGGTGCAAGACTTTCTAAACAACGAGGCCAAAGGCACCAAAGTGATTGGCGCCGAGTCATTGAAGGACATGGTCGACAAACTGAAAAGGCCACGCAAAGTCATGCTGCTTGTCAAGG CTGGCAGCGCTGTGGATGATTTTATAGCGCAACTGGTGCCGCTGCTGTCGCCGGGCGATGTCATCATCGATGGCGGCAACTCTGAGTATCAGGACACAACGCGCCGCTGCGATGAGCTGCAAAAGCTGGGCCTGCTCTATGTGGGCTCCGGTGTTAGCGGCGGCGAGGAAGGCGCACGGCATGGACCGTCGCTGATGCCGGGCGGTCATGCGGCCGCATGGCCACTGATCAAACCCATTTTTCAGGCCATCTGCGCGAAGGCCGACGGCGAGCCGTGCTGCGAGTGGGTGGGCGATGCTGGCGCCGGGCATTTCGTCAAAATGGTGCACAATGGCATCGAGTACGGGGACATGCAGCTGATCTGTGAGGCATATCACATTATGAAGAGTCTGGGGCTTACGGCGCCGCAAATGTCCGAAGCGTTTGGCCAATGGAATGGCGCCGAGCTGGACTCGTTTCTCATTGAAATAACAAGGGACATTTTGCAGTATAGCGACAGCGAGGGCTATCTGCTGGAGCGCATACGTGACACCGCCGGTCAAAAGGGCACCGGCAAATGGACAGCAATTGCGGCCCTGCAATACGGTGTGCCCGTCACGCTCATCGGCGAGGCGGTCTTCTCGCGCTGCCTTTCCGCGCTCAAGGATGAGCGAGTGCGCGCCAGCAGCGTGCTAAAGGGACCCGGCTGCAAGCCGTCTGTGCCGGATTTGACAAAGTTCCTCAATAGTCTCAAATATGCGCTATACTGTGCCAAGATTGTCAGCTATGCGCAGGGCTTTATGCTGATGCGTGAGGCGGCCAGCGAGAATAACTGGAGCTTAAATTATGGCGGCATTGCGTTAATGTGGCGCGGCGGCTGCATCATACGCAGCGTATTCCTGGGCAACATCAAGGATGCGTATACACGCCAGCCAAAATTGCCCAATTTGCTGCTCGACGATTTCTTCAAGCGCGCCATCGAGTGCGGTCAGGATGCATGGCGTCAGGTGGTGGCCAATGCCTTCCTCTGGGGCATACCCGTGCCGGCGCTATCGACGGCGCTCAGTTTCTATGATGGATATCGTACAGCCAAATTGCCGGCGAATCTGTTGCAGGCACAGCGTGATTATTTTGGCGCCCATACATACGAGCTGCTCGGCAAGGAGGGCCAATTCCATCATACCAACTGGACGGGCACAGGCGGCAACGTTTCGGCCAGCACCTATCAGGCATAG
- the bcn92 gene encoding protein bcn92: MSTRRQAITLYRNLLRESEKLPSYNFRMYALRKIRDTFRANRMVNDFKEIDRQMANAKQSLELIRRQVIIGHLYTTEKLVIEQTKTLRPSDD; encoded by the exons ATGTCGACACGTCGCCAGGCAATTACATTATATCGGAATTTGTTGCGTGAGTCCGAGAAGCTGCCCTCCTACAACTTTAG AATGTATGCGCTGCGCAAGATACGCGACACATTTCGGGCCAATAGGATGGTAAATGATTTTAAGGAAATCGATCGGCAGATGGCAAATGCCAAGCAAAGTTTGGAATTGATTCGTCGACAG GTAATTATCGGTCATCTTTACACAACGGAGAAGCTGGTTATCGAGCAAACAAAGACGCTGCGGCCATCCGATGATTAA
- the Ran gene encoding GTP-binding nuclear protein Ran: MAQEVQDMPTFKCVLVGDGGTGKTTFVKRHMTGEFEKKYVATLGVEVHPLIFHTNRGAIRFNVWDTAGQEKFGGLRDGYYIQGQCAVIMFDVTSRVTYKNVPNWHRDLVRVCENIPIVLCGNKVDIKDRKVKAKSIVFHRKKNLQYYDISAKSNYNFEKPFLWLARKLVGDPNLEFVAMPALLPPEVKMDKDWQLQIERDLQEAQATALPDEDEDL; this comes from the exons ATGGCTCAGGAAGTACAGGATATGCCAACATTCAAGTGCGTGCTGGTCGGCGACGGTGGCACCGGCAAAACAACTTTCGTCAAACGTCACATGACCGGCGAATTTGAAAAGAAATATGTTGCCACACTGGGCGTTGAGGTGCATCCATTGATCTTTCACACCAATCGAGGCGCCATCCGTTTCAATGTGTGGGACACAGCCGGACAGGAGAAATTTGGCGGTTTGCGCGATGGCTATTATATACAGGGACAATGTGCTGTCATTATGTTTGATGTAACATCGCGTGTCACCTACAAGAATGTGCCCAACTGGCATAGGGATTTGGTGCGCGTCTGCGAGAATATACCCATTGTCCTTTGCGGCAATAAAGTTGATATCAAGGATCGTAAGGTCAAGGCCAAAAGTATTGTGTTTCACCGAAAGAAAAACTTGCAG TACTACGACATCTCGGCAAAATCGAATTACAACTTTGAGAAACCATTCCTTTGGCTGGCCCGCAAACTGGTCGGCGATCCAAATCTGGAGTTCGTGGCAATGCCGGCACTGCTGCCACCGGAGGTCAAAATGGATAAAGACTGGCAGCTGCAAATTGAGCGCGACTTGCAGGAGGCGCAGGCGACCGCCTTGCCCGACGAGGATGAGGATCTATAA
- the LOC6633269 gene encoding uncharacterized protein, with the protein MRNNSTWLGATIGLLLLLLMMMLMMLDSYEAVSEPVCTYRNAEDETVFLKYLPLLKKGQDYVDFGKEGKCLKRAICTDTFKTIVEECADQKVTCLNKQRYTGVFPACCVKCA; encoded by the exons ATGCGCAACAACTCAACCTGGCTGGGCGCAACAattgggctgctgctgctgctgctgatgatgatgctgatgatgctggACAGCTATGAGGCAG TCAGCGAGCCCGTGTGCACGTACCGCAATGCCGAGGACGAGACAGTTTTTCTCAAGTATTTGCCGCTGTTGAAGAAGGGTCAGGATTATGTGGACTTTGGCAAGGAGGGTAAATGCCTGAAGCGCGCCATTTGCACGGACACATTCAAGACCATTGTCGAGGA ATGCGCCGACCAAAAGGTCACCTGTCTCAACAAGCAGCGCTACACGGGCGTCTTTCCCGCCTGCTGTGTCAAATGCGCCTAG